A region of the Caldisericum sp. genome:
CAATTAAACTACAAACATTTATTCGCTTTCATGTTACACTATACAGCAAATTGAGTATTCTGTCAAGATGGTATGAAGAAATGTGCACAAGTGTAAACAGCATGAATTGAATTGGTGACTATATATTTCCCTGAATTTTTCACTTTCTTTCGTCCTGAAAATTTTTGGCACAAGAATAAAAAACAAAGTTATGGCAGAGGAAAAAATAGGCAGGGTAAATACACCCCAGGACTTTTGCATAAAACCATCAACTTCGCCGAATGCATTCCAGTGCGTTGCAATAACCTGAGGAAGACGGGGATAAAAGAAAATACTCAAAGCAAATGTTACAAGGAGAATTGCAAAAGCAATAAAAATAAAGACTTTTCCTGAACTCGATAACTTTTTCTCCCCCTTGAGTCCTTCCATCTTAAAATCCCTTTATAAGGCTTCTACCTTTAGCACTTCTAATACTTTTCTATTTCTTCTCTTCCCAGTATTGCGTCCCTCTGCCATCCATATAACCAATGGTCTTAGAAACACCTGCGCCTTGTGGTAAGACAACTGTTATCAAACCATTTACAAAATATGGATACGAAATTACATAACCGAGTTTGTCAAAAGATGCTGGTATTACAAATGCTGTATTCCCATTCTTGTCGATAAATTTTTGAGTTCCCCCTGCTTTTACATAAGCAAGACCCTCCGAAAAATTGTTTGCTTCATCGTAAACAGGCTTGATCACAACTGTACCACTTTTATTTATGTAACCCCATTTGCCACTCTTATCCTGAACTGCGGCAAGCCCTTCACTAAACATATAAGAGCATTTATATGCAGGCTTTATAATAAACCTACCTTTCTCGTCAATATATCCATAGTTACCCTTGACAGATACCGAAGCAAGCCCTTCATGAAAATCCTCCGCACCATCAAATGTGAAAGGAATAGCAACTTGCCCTTTTGTATTTATATATCCCCATTTGCCGTTCAGACCCGTTGGAGCAAGTCCATCCACAAAGTTCCCAATATAGTCATATTTTATCGAAAGAACCATTTTACCCTTCGCATCAAATAAACCATACTTATCACCCGACCTAACTGCAAATAAACCCAGCGTATTCTCTACTATAAACACTTGGTCATATTTGGTTGGGACAATTATCTTTCCATACTTATTGATAACGCCTTGTTTCCACCCGGACATTACAACTGCAAAACTACCGTTAAAATCATATCCATAGTCAAACTTAGGTTCTACTATGTATTTTCCAGTTTTATCTATATATCCGTATTTAGTGCCAACCTTCGGGATGTTCATTGAAACCATTGCAATGCCATTATGGAAATCCCAGGCACTATCAAACATAGGATTTATAACTAATTTCCCTTTTGCATCTATATAACCATACTTGTTTCCGATACTGACATAGGCAAGCCCTTCGTGAAAATTCCCTGCCATACCAAATTTGGGCTGTATAACAGTATTCCCTTTTTCGTCTATGTATCCCCATTTTCCGTTAAGATTAACTGCTGCAAGACCTTCACTTAGAAGATAGGCTTCAGAATATTTTGGCTGGACGATGATATGCTTATCTTTGTTACAGTATCCCCAATATTCTCCTGCTCTATAAGGAATAAGTTGCGGAAGGTATTTAAGGCTTTCATTCGAATAAGCCCCTTTGCTTTCTTTTGCCCCGCACGAAGTAAAAATCAATACAACAAGGACTAACAACGAAACTAACCTTTTTGCATTCATTTTTTCCTACCTCCTTTTACTATCAGCATAATTATACTACTTACAAAAAATAATTTAAAGCTTTTTTCAATCCTGCTTCGGAAAAATGAATATACCCTGGTAGAAACCATGTTCCACAGCAATGCCAGTCATCGGATCTATAAGGAAAAGTTCCTGATTCACAACAGGTCTATTTGAATCGAGTGCTCCCGTCCTCTCCCACAGCCTCAATTGAGTTGGTGGAATGCTCACCATATTAAAAGCTAATTGTTTTAGAGGCTCTGCAATATCAATGCCAACAAGTATATACAACTTATCTTTTGGTGTAGCAACAGAAGCATCTTTATTTTCAAGGAATATTCTTGTATATTCTCCGTAAGGGATTGTAATTACCTGGACTCTTGTAGGAACTGTGCCGTCGGGAAAGTGAGGATCCCACGGTATATTCCATTCTCTACACATTTTAATTTCTTTTATTAAATTATCCCTTATTTTTTCTTTAGTTACTTTTGCATTAGGAGGAAGCTTGTAGGAGGGAAGCGTTATATTCGAAAGATCGATTACCTTCGGGGCGGAATTTGTGAATTGCATCGACTCAAGCGATGTTAAAATTAAGATGCCAAAGACCATTAAGGCGATAATAAAAATTTTTGAGGTTTTGCTCATCTTTCACCACCCCTCTTAGCATAACCGTGTTATTAAAATAATTTCTTTTCTCATTTTGTCCTCCAAATTCTCTCATAATATTAGATACAAAATTTCAGAAAAAGTTCCACTTTTTTAAAAAATTAACTCCAAAATCTCCGAACAAAAATTTAACTTCCATTATCACTACTTCATTTTAAGCCAAATTATTATTTGTAAAAAATTCTTTCAAAATTCTTCAAAAATTGTGGAACTTTTTTACCACTTCATATATCTAATATTGTAGAGAAGGTGAAAAATGAAAAACATATTCAAAGGAAAAATTGCAAAAGTTGTAGCAATTGTTGCAGTCGTAGTTATTTTAATGGCTATTTATGCACTGTGGATTACACAAAAGAAACAGGGACAAACTCAAACAAACACCAACATCTCTAATGGAAGTTCACAGACGAATATAAGTGACATATATGTTTCTCCGGGCGGAGAAGAAGGGATCCAGGCAATTTATCTTGCACCTCGAAATGGTGGGCTTATTACTGACACTGAACTTAAGAAATATCCTCAGATTTTGAAAGTGACTGATTTTAAAACACTCAACTCCTGCACAAGCACATATATAATACCTATCTGGATTGATAAGGATGCAATAGACCTTTTACCGCAAGGGTGGCTTAGAGAGTATCCTCAAAAATTCTACCCAATCATTGTAGTAGGCTTTAGCAACGCACTTTATGCAATGCGAGAGAAATTGAATTTGGGAATTCTTGGACCCCGGATTGATTGGAGCAAAGAGACTTTAGGTCCTGGTTTCAGCGCCTGGATGATTGAAGAATATGGCGAAAGTTGGATGTCTTCTTTTATGAGAGGATATCAAGAAGATATTAATGTCTCACATATTCTTGAAGTAAGTAATGGTCTATTTAAACAATGTTTTAAAACAATTCAGTACAAAAATACAGAATATGGTTTTACTTTTGATTTGCCTTTGACATGGCAGGGTTACAAAATTATTAAAGACAAATGGACGGGGTATAGTGAAGGTGCAAATGGAGAAGTTGCAAGCGAAGAAGGACCACTGATTTTGATAAGGAGTCCCCAGTGGACCAAAGAAGTCCCAACACAGGATATCCCCATAATGGTGTTCACACTCGAACAGTGGGATACGCTTCAACAAGAAAAGTTTCATATAGGTGCTGCACCAATCGGTCCCACCGAACTTGGCAGAAACTCCAAATATGTCTTTGCTCTTCCTGCTCGTTACAATTATGCATTCCCAAAGGGCTTTGAAGTAGTGGAAGAAATTATTAATACAAACCCACTTAAGGGTTTTTAAATCGATGAATTTTTTTAGAGATGATAGTAAAATATGAAAAGAGCAATAAATAAGGAGGAAATGCTTTATGAGAAA
Encoded here:
- a CDS encoding DUF1648 domain-containing protein: MEGLKGEKKLSSSGKVFIFIAFAILLVTFALSIFFYPRLPQVIATHWNAFGEVDGFMQKSWGVFTLPIFSSAITLFFILVPKIFRTKESEKFREIYSHQFNSCCLHLCTFLHTILTEYSICCIV
- a CDS encoding WG repeat-containing protein, yielding MNAKRLVSLLVLVVLIFTSCGAKESKGAYSNESLKYLPQLIPYRAGEYWGYCNKDKHIIVQPKYSEAYLLSEGLAAVNLNGKWGYIDEKGNTVIQPKFGMAGNFHEGLAYVSIGNKYGYIDAKGKLVINPMFDSAWDFHNGIAMVSMNIPKVGTKYGYIDKTGKYIVEPKFDYGYDFNGSFAVVMSGWKQGVINKYGKIIVPTKYDQVFIVENTLGLFAVRSGDKYGLFDAKGKMVLSIKYDYIGNFVDGLAPTGLNGKWGYINTKGQVAIPFTFDGAEDFHEGLASVSVKGNYGYIDEKGRFIIKPAYKCSYMFSEGLAAVQDKSGKWGYINKSGTVVIKPVYDEANNFSEGLAYVKAGGTQKFIDKNGNTAFVIPASFDKLGYVISYPYFVNGLITVVLPQGAGVSKTIGYMDGRGTQYWEEKK